Proteins encoded within one genomic window of Bradyrhizobium sp. CB1717:
- a CDS encoding nuclear transport factor 2 family protein: MDQMLLDRLAIRDLVENWAVWRDAGDWERFATVWHEEGWMSATWFQGPARDFMRVSQEGFARGVRILHFLGGTSIDLSGERAIAQTKMTISQRAPVHDVLCDVVCTGRFYDFLEKRQDQSGIGKWGIVRRQPIYEKDRIDPVDPAATLRLDQQALAALPEGYRHLAYMQELIGYKVKRDMPGLTGAEVEKLYGEGRDWLAGKAK, encoded by the coding sequence ATGGACCAAATGTTGCTCGATCGCCTCGCCATCCGCGACCTCGTCGAGAACTGGGCGGTGTGGCGCGACGCCGGTGACTGGGAGCGTTTTGCGACCGTCTGGCACGAAGAAGGCTGGATGTCCGCCACCTGGTTTCAAGGGCCGGCGCGGGATTTCATGCGCGTCAGCCAGGAGGGGTTCGCCAGGGGCGTGCGCATCCTGCATTTCCTCGGCGGCACCAGCATCGACCTGTCCGGCGAACGCGCGATCGCCCAGACCAAGATGACGATCTCGCAGCGCGCACCTGTACATGATGTGCTTTGCGACGTCGTCTGCACCGGCCGCTTCTACGATTTCCTGGAGAAGCGGCAAGACCAATCAGGCATTGGCAAATGGGGCATCGTCCGCCGCCAGCCGATCTACGAGAAGGACCGGATCGACCCGGTCGATCCCGCCGCGACGCTGCGACTCGATCAGCAGGCGCTCGCCGCGCTTCCCGAAGGCTACCGCCACCTCGCCTACATGCAGGAGCTGATCGGCTACAAGGTCAAGCGCGATATGCCGGGCCTTACCGGTGCCGAGGTCGAGAAGCTCTATGGCGAGGGGCGGGACTGGCTGGCGGGGAAAGCGAAGTAA